The sequence tgatcaggtcttatacaagatatatcgttcctaaaaccagacgttgtgatcatcTTAGTCTTATACAGAAGGtctccttcttgaaaccagactagatctagatcttatcaatctaatcaatcttatcaattcaatcaagctttatcaagtatcaacatcatcaaaatgagattattctttgaatcaacacgtcatcacaccttgcttcaaagaggggcaaaatgtatacaactaaaaaatggtctgaagataattaattaaataagcaattattaaattaatcccccttcctaatttaattgaattcattagcaatttgattaaattctctcattcatgtacttattaataaatctaaggatttatttaataggttcatttcaatagtcccctttgattaattaatctaaattagttAATCCTCCCTCCCATCTAATTCATTATTTTAAGCCCCTAATTAATTTCAAAAAAacaatttatgagttgttaaaaGTTAATTAGCAttctcctattatttgaattttcaaattcaaattacccacatgcctcctaacttctaaccacataacctaatccattccacctaatcttgggtttaactaaccctatcctatcttgcacatcgtaacctcctatgggttggatatccttCCCTTGAGACatatggcacttatgccacatgtctcctcccttggacactttccctcttatgagcaaggctccttgacacttttcaccatagagatggcaagtgTCCTTCCCTCtagcctcttctccaacctcctccaatttcacccttaatatctttagactcaatcttgattcaatcttgaccgttaattcCTCCCACCTCACCCCTAcctttggaaatcctataaatatcccccctttcggagcacaaaggatcccatctcatatcattttaggcattgttactataggcatattcattctagcatatcatttaagaaTTATTatcataggcaattgcatcttagatctagtttagtTTGATCGTATTCttgcataattgttgaatcatatagcataatcaatctctattctagcttaattgcatcaccatcatagcttaatcatgcatatcattatcttaattagcctcttggatcaatctagcataatcaatgtcatctagcttgcatatcatatcattttaaatcctctgtctaggtgttGTCGactcattgggattgcttatctagatccgAGAGCAAATTCACACTCACATCTCGTAGGAGGCGATAGgtctctttgtcatggtttatcttttgtttgatttcaatttgctagccatggttgtaatgatctattgagtgtttgtgttgcagctgcaggtaccctagTTCACACACACGACAATAATAATaaactaaattattattattatgtatattggtatacatacatacatataaaaaaatcataaatcattCTATTGGTGTAATTATCATTCATGATTATGTTTATCTCACCAAAGCTATCATCATTAATAGGATCATAGTGGCCGTATCATTCCTGTAGGTGGTAAGCCCTAATCTCCACCACTTTATACTTCCATCTTctaattttcagatttgatttgGGGTGTTTCATAACAAAATTCACTAAATTTGATTAGTTTTCTatttcatgtgtgattgcatttcttttgagtTACATTTAGCAAAATCATGTGTTCGATAGCGGCTTCTTTCACTATGTGCTACTTACTTTCATTACCCCTAGAGACATACAAGGGCAGCCAAGGTTATACGCCATTCATCATAATTTTTATTTGCATGCAGAGTAAACTTCGACAATAATTTTCATCCGCACCATTGAACGGGAATGTTaggtttttttttgtttggaaaatcattaaaatattttatGTTTTGTATATCAAGTAAAGCAGTCCTAAATGAATTTTAATGTAGTGGGTAAATATGATTAAATCCTTTCTCCGCACTAGAGGAATTGAGGCTACATCGCTATAAAGTCTTGATTTATATCCAAAACATGTTAACTAATTGTTCACTTTTTTCTAACTTTTgtttattgaattgtttaatctGCTAGGGCATTTTTTTACTCCTTTAAGATAACTTACCATTGCACTATGCACTTGTTAATTTACAAGTGTTATAGAGCTCAAGTTCTCAaggaattttcatttatatgtGTTTCATTCCTAGCTTACAGAAAagataaaaattaataatatatcttgaatCTCCTTGGCACGTCATGTTAAGACGATAATCAAAACTAGAGTCTTTGTACTGTGAAAGTGATTCATTTATATCCCCCACCAAAGGACAGCCGTCGACCATAACGATAAAGCATGCAATAACTGCAATCAACTCTAACCGCTTTGGAAGATATGTTTCCTCTAGAGCACCAATTTCAATCACTCGATCAATGCCAATATTGGCATCACAAAACATATTTTGATTAAATCTTAACACCGCTCCATCCACTGCTCTTCCAATCATATCCATTTTCTGTGGTACACtctgaaataaaagaaaaaatattctcagtTCGAGCAATATAAGTGTTTTTCATGCACAGATCATTTAAAACAGCTTACTATAATATAGTGCAAAACAAAACTGAAGTTCCACAATGAGCATCAATCTCTCAAATATAAAGATCAACAATGAGACActaaaaattatttataaaaaaactaAAGTGAATTTAGAAATTTGCGTTATATTAGAATTCAATAATGGAAAATCAAATTAAATGTCCATTTGAAATTAAGACTAaaatttctataataaaaagtcCATACTTTAAACAATTAAACTCGACCTCTCAAAGTCAATAACAAAGTAAAACAGCACCCCTATTAAAAAATGATATTTATGATTGCTTATTTACAATGGAGTATTAGAATCATTACCTTCAAATTATGAATGCAATTCCGTATAACTGTGTTACTGCAATAACGAAGTTTCATATATTCTGATGCATGCAACTCTGGTACTTTCTGCAGCTTCCCACAGGAGTCAATGACAATTTTCTCCAGGCAGCTGACTTTGCAAAGACTTGGCAAATCCTCAAGCTTAGGGCACTGTGCGATAATCAGCTCTGTAAGCTTTGTCAGATCACCGGTAACTGCTACTCTTTGCAAATCTCTGCATCTTTGTGCAGAGAGGCTGATGAGTGCTTTTGGCAATATAATGTTCTCTAGCTTCTCACACGAGTCGATCTCTATTTTCTCCAAACTGCTCCCTCTGCCAAGATTTGGCAACTCCTCAAGATTAGGGCAGTGTGCAATAATCATCTGTGTAAGGTTTGTAGGATCACCGGCAACTGCTACTCTTTGCAAACCTCTGCAACTTCGTACACACACGCTGATGAGTGTTGTTGGCAATTCAATGGTCTCTATCTTCTCACAGAAGCTAATTCCAATTTGCTCCAGGCAGCCGACTCTCCAAAGACTTGGCAACTCCTCAAGCTCAGGGCACTTTTCAATGTACAACAGTGTAAGCTTTGTAAGATCACCGGTAACTACTATTCTTTGCAAACATCTGCATCTTCGTACAAACAGGCTGACGAGTGTCGCTGGCAATATAATGTTCTTTAGCTTCCCACAAGAGTCAATGACAATTTTCTCCAAGCAGCTAACCCTGCAAAGACTTGGCAATTCCTCCAACTCAGGACACTCTTCTATAATCAATCTTGTAAGCATTATAAGATCCCCCGTAACTGCTACTCTTTGCAAATCTCTGCATCTTCGTGCAGACAGGCTAGTGAGTGTTGTTGGCAATGTAATGTTCTTTAGCTTCCCACAAGAGTCAATCACAATTTGCTCCATACAGCTCACTCTGCAAAGACTTGGCAACTCTTCAAGCTTAGGGCAGTATGCAATAATCAGCCGTGTCAGATTTGTAAGATCACCGGTAGCTGTTACTCTTTGCAAACCTATGCAACTTCGTGCAGACAGGCTGATGAGTGTCGTTGGCAATGTAATGTTCTCTCGCTTTTCACAGCAGTCAATCTCTATTTTCTCCAAGCAACTCGATCTGGAAGGACTTGGTAACTCCTCAAGCTGAGAACAATCATTAATGTACTGCTTTGGAAGATCACCAGTTCCTGCTACTCTTTGCAAATCTCTGCAGGTTTGTACAGACAGCTTGATGACTATTGTTGACAATGTAATGTTATTTAGCTTCCCACAAGGGTCAATCACAATTTGCTCCAAACAGCTCACTCTGCAAAGACTTGGCAACTCTTCAAGCATAGGACAATGTGCAATAATCAGCCGTGTAAGCTTTGTACGATCGCCAGTTCCTGCTATTCTTTGCAAAGCTCTGCACATTTGTACACACAACTCGATGACTGTTGTTGGCAATGTAATGTTCCTTACCATCTCACAGGAGGAAATCTCAATTTGCTTCAAGCAACTCACTCTGGGAAGTATTGGCAACTCCTCAAGCTTAGGGCAGTGTGCAATAATCAGCCTCGTAAGCTTTGTAAGCTCACCAGTACCTGCTACTCTTTGCAAATCTTTGCATGTTTGTACATCCGGTCGACGACTGATGTTGGGAAGCTAATATTCTTTAGCTTCTTACAGAAATAAATATAAATTTGCTCCAAGCAGCTTACTCTGGAAAGACTTGACAACTCCTCAAGCTGAGAACAATTATAAATGTACAACTTTGTAAGCTTTGTAATATCAACTCTTTGCAAATCTCTACAACTTGTTATAGACAGCCTGGTCGCTGCCATTGGCAACGCAATATTCTCCAGCTTCTTACAGGAGTAAGTCTCAATTTTCTCCAACCTGGTGGCAGCCATTGGCAACGTAATATTCTCTAGCTTCTTACAGGAGTGAATCTCAATTTGCTCCAAGCAGCTGAGTCTGGCAAGACTTGGCAGCTCCTCAAGCTCAGGACAACCTTTGATGTACAAGCATATTAGTTTTGTAAGATCTGGTATCCCTGACACTCTCTCCAAATTTGAACAAAACACAGTATTCAATTCTAAAAGCTTTGAAAGATCAGGTGTTAGTGACAATCTTTTCAATTTTTTACAGTCTGTAATCTCAAGAaaattcaatgtccttatccttgCCAAATCCACTTCAATAAGATCTTCCATTTGAGAAATTTTGAGAGATTGTAGACGTTGACAGCAATTGCCAGTAATTAAAATCTTCGTTACAAGATTACGGCCTTTAATCTCAAAACTTTCGAATCCACTCATTATTGTTCTAGACCACCCCTCATTAGTCAAAGCCACTTCCATCTCCCAAGGTAGTTTGAAATCATAGATAACTAAGGACTTAAAAGTAGTCCTGTCTGAAGTATCACTGGATGCCAGGTCCCCTGTTAATTCCAAGCCCATCACATTTAAACTATGGAGATTCATTCCTATAGATCCCAATAAAGACCAAATATCCATTTGAAATTCCTTAGCATGTAAAACTACCTTTTCCATATTATTTGATTTTCCCGACAAATCTGGAAACTCTTCCAGAAAAGTTTTACCAATATGCAACTCTTTTAAATGAGAGGGGGCCTGATAATCAAAATAATTTATTACAAAACTTTGGTTGTACCCAAAAGCCAAGACAGTATCGTAATATAATTCACAACAGAGTATACGATTAATGAAGACTTGATTTTCGATGGAGAAAGACACAATACCTGCATATGACTCTGCCACAGTCTTTGGAAACATCCACCGTTGATTCTTaaatacaacaagttttgaagaggAATCCATGAAGGAATGCTTGTCTTTATAGCTGAATTCAAGTGATCTTGAGGCCAGTTCGGGTATTGAAGCTGAAGCCATAGCAGAGGAGTATCAGAACTGTCTTCAGACTCCCTTATAAAGTATATAATTTGACACTCCATGGATTCATCCGAAATGGTGTGGAAACACCTGCCCTTGGTTTGAGCTAAGATGTTGTGGAATCCCTTTAATTCCTGCATTCACAGAATGTAGCATACATGTGTAGTagtaagaattttgaaatttaaatatcaATAAGAAACGGGAATTTGGAGGAGAGCCAAGCATACCAGAGATTTAAGATCTTGGGGATGCCACACACGACGAGGATTGCTCAGTTCATTTGCCATCTCTCTTCCTAAGTCCCGCAGGTGGTCATGCATTCTGAAAACAACTCCGTCCCGACCAGATTTCGATTTCCAATCCAGGAAAGGCCGATCCCTTAAGTAAACTTCCTCCAGAAGACATTTATCTTTTAGTGTTTCCAAAGCATGATGAGAGCACCATCCAGAACCCTCCCATATGGTCATGGCCATACTCTTTGATTGGCCGATGAAAAAGCATGCTACATCTATGAAAATTTGTTTCTCTTCATTATGTAATGAATCAAAGCTTATCTTCAGCCTCTTCTTTACATCTGTGGGCAGCGTCTTACTGACTCTTTTCAATTCTTCCCTCCAATATCGTGGATCTTTACCAGAAACGTGCCGGCCCAGAACTTGAAGAGACAGAGGCAAGCCTCCACACTTGTTTACGAAGGTCTCCACTAGATCTTCGTATCCACTACACGGATGGGATTGGCGAAAAGCATACCAGCAAAACAGCTCCTTCCCATCTTCTCTATCCAATCCTTTTAATTGATAAACATTCGCAATTCCTGCAGTTGCAAGGACCCCTACATCACGGGTTGTAATAATCACCAGCTTATTATTATACTTATTTAATATATCTAGGGCTATTAGAGCATCTAACTGTTCCACATGATCGATGTTATCTAAACAAATTATGAAACTCAAAGACCCGCTCCTTTCAAAACGATCCTTCAGACAGCTTGTCCCTTCCTCAAGACTTCGAAATCTGTGATCTTCATCGAAGAGTTCTTTGAGCAGTGTACTTTGCAAACTAGGAAATTCAGCCTTGGCAGAGGCTTCCGGAACGTCAAACAGAAAACATGCTCTTGTGTATTCTGATCTCTTTTGGTTAAACAACTCCTTGGAAAGAGTCGTCTTTCCAACCCCACCCATACCGGAAATGCCAACGACATTAACCTTCTCTTTTGCTGCTCCACTCATTCCGCACTGGCTCTCAAATTCTTGAACAAGATGACGAAGGCACTTCCTttcaaaaccctttacaagcttCTGAAGTCCTACTGGATGTTTCGCAACATACAAATGTTTTGTCCTCTTTACTTCTTTTTCGACAGCGGACACTATTTCCTTGCAGTCACTGGAACTGGAAGAGAATTTTTTTTGAGTTAACCTGTTTTGTAAGACAAAAAAAATACCAGAAATAGATTTGTCTCAGTTAAATTGAAAATAGGCAATAGGCAGAAAACTTGCTTTGGATCCTTGAACTCGTAGCCTGTAGTACATGAAACTGATTGAAGGGCTTCCTTCCACTCGCTGATCTTCTCGGTATATCTGCCCTTCTCTTCATATTTAAGAAATGCACCAGCATACACCCCTTTTTCGATATGACGGAGTTCCCAGGGTTCCATTTGATAAAAGAGGGGAATAATCTTAGCTCTACTCTGTAACATGAGAACCAGCTCGGTCAGACACCAAGGGGAATGTGCATATCCTTTGGAAAAGATGGCTAAGTGTACCGAAGCAGAATGGATGGCAGTCTCAATAGTAGAAGGAAAAGAAGTTCCAAGTTCTTTCTCTTCGGAATCCAGAAATGCCCGTATTCCCAGCTGCTCAAGTGAGCTGTAAAGCTGATTAGCCAAAGTTTGTTTGACATCGGGGCCTCTGTGGTTGATGAACACATCGAAGAGTCTGAAAGATTCTTCCACTTTTCTCCTTTTGTTGGGAGGTTCAATTCCAGAGAAAGCGTTGTGTTGGTCTGATAAGGATGTAGAAGCCATAAATGAACGGATGGAGCTGAAACAAAATAGTAAAGCAAATCTCGGAAATGATGGATAAGTTTTGGAAATCAAGGATGCATTGAACTAGACCTGCTAAATAGATGCCAGTGCAGCCTGCTTCCAGGAAAGGTGGGAAAGGGAAAGATGCCAAGAAGGAAAATGTTGTCAAAAAGAGGAatccaattcttttttttttggttgggTAAAGAGAGGTTTGATCCACTCCATCCGATGACTTAATTTTTAGGTCTATcctgaaataaacataaataaaaaatacataaaacaaaaacaaacaaggaAGGAGGAAATCTTTATTTAGGAGAAGAGCACCAGTATGAATGTGACTGCAGTTAATAAACGTTATAGAAATTCAAGGTCGTGATTCCTTGACAGAAAGAATAGTGTCTGCTTCTCACAGCTCCCTGCCACTAATAAGACAAGAAGGTTTTTTTGGTTTTCCTTTTTCTTATTGGAACAAGCAATTGAAAAGAAAATTACAATATGGGGGCAGCCAAACAGCTCTTAATAAGAACCAGAAGAACAGCAGTCTATAAAGAATAGTTCCAGTGGAGCATAAGATCCTCACCATTCATAATAATAGAATTGTCTATAATATAACCAAGAAAATGACTGAAACAAGTGAAGCTTTAGTAAAACTAAGAAATGCTTGAAACAGGAGAAGCTGCGGTGAAACATAAAACTATTACAATACGCAGTCATCAAATTCTGAATTTCAACATTTACTGAAGCTGTTTAGAACATAAGTTATCATTTCTATGGAGTTGTAAACAAGTGGCTGTATAGAATTGTAGTGAAATAActttattaatatttgattaaataaatttatattaattaaataaaataatttagataAGAATTTCAATCTTATTGGGTGTATATCTTAATTTGAAATTATATTTTTAGTGTCAGAAATATATCTTTcacaaaaatgttaaaaaaaaaaaaaatacagaattattttatttattagaagTTATTTTATATTactttga is a genomic window of Cryptomeria japonica chromosome 7, Sugi_1.0, whole genome shotgun sequence containing:
- the LOC131856373 gene encoding disease resistance protein Roq1-like encodes the protein MASTSLSDQHNAFSGIEPPNKRRKVEESFRLFDVFINHRGPDVKQTLANQLYSSLEQLGIRAFLDSEEKELGTSFPSTIETAIHSASVHLAIFSKGYAHSPWCLTELVLMLQSRAKIIPLFYQMEPWELRHIEKGVYAGAFLKYEEKGRYTEKISEWKEALQSVSCTTGYEFKDPKLTQKKFSSSSSDCKEIVSAVEKEVKRTKHLYVAKHPVGLQKLVKGFERKCLRHLVQEFESQCGMSGAAKEKVNVVGISGMGGVGKTTLSKELFNQKRSEYTRACFLFDVPEASAKAEFPSLQSTLLKELFDEDHRFRSLEEGTSCLKDRFERSGSLSFIICLDNIDHVEQLDALIALDILNKYNNKLVIITTRDVGVLATAGIANVYQLKGLDREDGKELFCWYAFRQSHPCSGYEDLVETFVNKCGGLPLSLQVLGRHVSGKDPRYWREELKRVSKTLPTDVKKRLKISFDSLHNEEKQIFIDVACFFIGQSKSMAMTIWEGSGWCSHHALETLKDKCLLEEVYLRDRPFLDWKSKSGRDGVVFRMHDHLRDLGREMANELSNPRRVWHPQDLKSLELKGFHNILAQTKGRCFHTISDESMECQIIYFIRESEDSSDTPLLWLQLQYPNWPQDHLNSAIKTSIPSWIPLQNLLYLRINGGCFQRLWQSHMQAPSHLKELHIGKTFLEEFPDLSGKSNNMEKVVLHAKEFQMDIWSLLGSIGMNLHSLNVMGLELTGDLASSDTSDRTTFKSLVIYDFKLPWEMEVALTNEGWSRTIMSGFESFEIKGRNLVTKILITGNCCQRLQSLKISQMEDLIEVDLARIRTLNFLEITDCKKLKRLSLTPDLSKLLELNTVFCSNLERVSGIPDLTKLICLYIKGCPELEELPSLARLSCLEQIEIHSCKKLENITLPMAATRLEKIETYSCKKLENIALPMAATRLSITSCRDLQRVDITKLTKLYIYNCSQLEELSSLSRLPNISRRPDVQTCKDLQRVAGTGELTKLTRLIIAHCPKLEELPILPRVSCLKQIEISSCEMVRNITLPTTVIELCVQMCRALQRIAGTGDRTKLTRLIIAHCPMLEELPSLCRVSCLEQIVIDPCGKLNNITLSTIVIKLSVQTCRDLQRVAGTGDLPKQYINDCSQLEELPSPSRSSCLEKIEIDCCEKRENITLPTTLISLSARSCIGLQRVTATGDLTNLTRLIIAYCPKLEELPSLCRVSCMEQIVIDSCGKLKNITLPTTLTSLSARRCRDLQRVAVTGDLIMLTRLIIEECPELEELPSLCRVSCLEKIVIDSCGKLKNIILPATLVSLFVRRCRCLQRIVVTGDLTKLTLLYIEKCPELEELPSLWRVGCLEQIGISFCEKIETIELPTTLISVCVRSCRGLQRVAVAGDPTNLTQMIIAHCPNLEELPNLGRGSSLEKIEIDSCEKLENIILPKALISLSAQRCRDLQRVAVTGDLTKLTELIIAQCPKLEDLPSLCKVSCLEKIVIDSCGKLQKVPELHASEYMKLRYCSNTVIRNCIHNLKSVPQKMDMIGRAVDGAVLRFNQNMFCDANIGIDRVIEIGALEETYLPKRLELIAVIACFIVMVDGCPLVGDINESLSQWLGGAFPRARQSRAMWSGGGGGEVRWRKPGAGWPGGGGGRVGRWKPTVRRSGGRGGWPGQWPLGWRGQQAALAAVGKRLLVAVHGRQRGSGRRGEGADRWPGRRGLGAERWLELGGGELRWWRCCSSSREVAVTRVPVAVRELEVAGGCSDRREQHCRQRGLKGGRAGGG